GACGCATCGTTCGCCCGATGATGTCGCGACGTCCTGCCTGATGCCATCCCAACTGTGATTCCAATCGCCCCAGTTGGTGATCTGCCCAAGATTCGATGTCGTCCAAGCACAGATACTTCAGTGCAACGGGCAACGCGACGACATTGCCGCCATCCTGTTTTTGACGTTTCTTTGCCGCACGCCGCGCGATGAACGCAACACCATCCAACAGCGGTTTCAATAGATCGTTGGTTCGGTTCGTCGTGCCTTCGGGGAACACCACCAAGGGACGCTTGCCTTCGACCAAGTATTCAATGGCTTTGTCGACCGCCTGTTTGTCATTGCCTTCGCGATTGATGCTGAACGCGCCCATGCGACGCAGCGCGAAAGATTCGAACGACGTCGTATTGAACAGATGCCAGGACGCCATGGCATACAAATGCGTCTTGACCACACGCGCCGGCCAGCCCAGCACAATGGGGTCCGCATAGCGACAATGGTTGGGCGTCAACAAAACGCTTTCGCGCCTGTCCAACACCTCACGAAACGCGTCCAAATTGCGGCACTCGTGTTCGACCACCCCTTCCTTGCGTCGCAGGTGCCAATCGATCAACCGAAACGCTTGGATAAAACTTGGCCATCGGTCCCCCCGGTGCGGCGGGATAAATTCGTAGGGCCGTGACAGGACCACGGTCATTAGTTTAGCGTCCTAGCCAATACGTATCCGATAACCAGGGCAACGGCGAACAATGTCGCCAAAAGAGTTCCAAACAACAGTGGATCCATTCCGGTGCGTTGTTTGGGATTGCCGGAGCGTTTTCGTACCGACTTTCCGACCGACGAATTTTCTTGTCGTGTGGCAACGGACCGACGGGCCGCTTCGGTGATCGAACGCAGATCGCTGTCCGGGCGTGATCGGCGAACAATGCTGCTGCCCTGAGGCCGATTACCCTTTTGTTCCAGGATCTTGCTGCCGCCGCGATAGCCGGATTCAATTTCCAGATCCAGAAAACTGCCGTCCATCAAATCCGACGGAGCGATCTTGGGTTTGATGTCGACCAAGCGTCCGCTGTCACCGCTGCTAAGGCCACCGGTGCTGGCCAGCTTGGAACGGCTGCTGGTCAATGTGTCGTCGTTTTTGTTGGTGACCGTGTCACCTGTTCCCGAGGACGAAGACCTTTTACTACCACCAGACCTGGACGCGGAAGAACCAGCGCCGCCGTGCAACCCGGGGCCGCCACCGGCATGGACCGGTTCACCTTTGGGAATGCTTGCGGCGAACTTTTTTAGCGCTTCGGCGACGTCGGCCGCCGTTTGATAGCGATACTTCGCTTCCTTTTGGATCATCTTCCAAACGATGCCTTCCAGTTCGCCGGGGCAGTCAGATCGATGCTTCTTGATCGATTCGGGCATCTCCGTTTGGTGCTTGGCGATTCGCTGCGCCAACGTGCCATCGCTGAACGGCGGTCGGCCGGTCAACAAAAAGTACAGCGTACAGCCCAGCCCGTAGATATCCGCACGATGATCAACCCCGTGGCTGTCCAACGCTTGCTCGGGCGCCAGATAGTCCGCGGTTCCCAAAACGTTTTCGTTGTTGGCAACCGTCAACGATTCTTCGTCTTGTGCGGCGACCAAAGCCAGGCCCATGTCCAACAGCCGCACACGACCGTTCGGATCCAGCAACAAGTTGGCCGGCTTGACATCACGGTGAATCACACCGCTTTCATGCGCGTGTTCCAGACCCTCGGCGGCCTGGGCGATCAAATCCGCGGCGATGGCGAAACTGAGCGGGCCATCGCGTTTGACCAAAGCCTGCAGATCCAACCCATCGACGTATTCCATGACGATGTAGTGCACATCGCCTTCGTTATCCAAGTCATACGCCGAAACGATGTTCGGGTGGTTCAGCGATGCGATCGCTTTGGCTTCCAATTGAAACCGAGCCAGATAGGACGAATCGTCCACGCGTTTCTTGGGCAACACCTTGATCGCACGCCGGTGCGCCATGCGAACGTGCTCGGCCAAGTACACGCTGCTCATCCCGCCGGTGCCGATGTGGCCCAGCAGTTTGTATTTGCCCAGGAAGAATCCCTTGTATTTGCCGGCCAGCAATTTTTCGCTGTGCCAGGACGTGATCAGGCCCTTGGTCTCCAGCACGGTGGCCAGCTTGCGCGGATCCTGGGGCAAATCACCACCACATCGGGCGCGGACTTTCTCCAGCAGTTTGTCGAGCGCCGGTTCGTCCACCAAATGACTTTTTCGGACGAATTCGACGAAACGTTCTGACGTCAAATCAGGCATGGGTGCCTAGCTTCGATCCCCATCATGGATATTCGGTTGGCGGGGAAGATACCACACTTTGCGATGCGTCGCTAAGTTTACGATAGCCGAACGGGTCACCGATTACACATCCCCGGTTCACAATTGTCGATCCTGTCGCACCCCACAAGCCGATTGCAACGGTCACGCCGACTCGAAAAACACCCCAATCAGGACGCCCCCCACGGCAGCCCGCCGCCGTCCCCCACATCGTGCGGAAGCGATTCATCGACCACATGGTGATGGCTTGGGAAAAACCGCCCCAGCTTTCGTGTGTCTAGACCAGCATTATCGGCGCCGGCCCGGTCCGTTTTCGGCGACCGAAGGATGCAATAACGATCCCGAACCCCCGACCTCGATCTCCGAGCCCACCTGAACCTATGCCCCGTGATGCATTCCCCGACGACGGGCCGACGTCCGACACCGTAACTCTCGGGCGAATCCGTCTGGGAATGTTTGCCAAATACTGGACACCCGGAAACGTCAAAACGCGCCTGGCCTCCGATCTGGGCGACGATGTGGCCGCCAACGTGTACAGAACGTTTTTTGAACATTTGTGCCACAGCCTGGGATCTCGATTCCGCCCCAGTGACCAACAAAGCTCGGCAGATCTATCTCGGTCAATCGTGTTTTCCCCCGCAACGATGCTGGACCAGGCGATGCAGTCGATCACCGGCCCCTGGGACTGGACGACGCAGCAAGGGGAAGACTTGGGCGAACGCGTGCGGCACTGGTTTTACGAGGCTGCCGATGGTTTTGATTCCTGTGATGCCGCAGACCGAACGTCCTTGCCGAAAGATGTCTCCGGCACCGACGGTTCTGATCAAACGCACCCCGCCGATCGGACAGTGCCCCACAGCACGCCCCCGTCCGATGCCGTGCTGGTCATCGGGTCAGATTGCCCAACAGTATCGCACCACACCATCCGCAAGGCGATCGACCACCTGGGTCGAAACGACTTGGTCATCGGTCCGGCCTCCGACGGCGGTTACTACCTGTTGGGCATCCGCACCGAAGCATTGCCACGCTGTGATTCCCTGTTTGCCAACATTCCCTGGAGCAGCGACAAGGTCCTTTCACTGACGCTTCGAAACGCGAACCAAAACGGTCTGGCGATCGGCATGTTGGAATTGAAGGACGACGTCGACACGATCGAAGATCTGAATCGATTGCGTGATCAATTGCGGACCACCAAGCGAACGGAGTTGCATGGATTACGTCAACGATTGGATCAGCTGTTGCCGCCGCATCCCCCCGTGTGATCCCCGCCTTGTCTTGTGGTCGGACCGTCGTTTGCGTGGTGTCAGGTTCCGCGGTTGATTCCCCGGAATGATCACGTCACGGAAGCAGGATGCCGTCCCGTCGGCGGAAGAATCCGTTTACTTTGCCACTTCATCGATCGAGCCCTTTTGCCGTGAACGATTCGAACCATCGACAGCTTCTTTCGCCACATCATCTGATCATCGGCGGCGGTGTGATCGGGCTTTCCGTCGCATGGGAATTGGCCAACCGCGGCCTAAGGGTGTCCGTGTTGGACCAAGGTGCGATCGGCCAGGGAACGTCTTGGGCCGCGGGCGGGATTCTTCCGCCCAATCAGTTCGACACTGCCGTCGACCCGCTGGACCGATTGCGGGGGTTCAGCCACCGTCGCATCGCACCGTGGTGCGATCGGTTGCAAAAGGTCACCGGCATCGACTGTGGGTACCGTCGGTGTGGAGGTTACTACTTGGCCGACACCCCTGGCGAAAAGGCGGCGATGATCGGCACGGCCGACTACTGGGACGAAATGCAGATCGAATGCCAGTCGATCTCTCCTGACGAACTAGCATCGCGGCAACCGGCATTGTCCGACTGGTGCACGCGACATCCCGATGCGGGCGTCTGGTTCGCACCGGGGGAGGAACAGATTCGCCCGCCTCGTTTGTTGAAGGCGCTACGATCCGCCTGCGAATCCTCCGGTGTCGAACTGCGAGAATTCTGTGCGGTCGATCAGATCGATCCGGAAACGGGCAACGTGCACCTGGCCGATGACGAAACCATCACCGCCGACAAAGTGATCGTCTGCAACGGCGCCTGGGCCGGGCGTTTGCTGCCGGACCAGCGACTGCGCAACAGTGTCGTGCCGGTCCGCGGGCAGATTGTGCTGATGCGGACGCCACAACCGTTGCTCAGTTCAGTCATCAACATCGGGCATCGCTATCTGCTGTGTCGCGACGACGGGCGAACCCTGGTCGGATCGTGCGAAGAAGAAGTGGGATTTGATCTGTCGACCACTGATCGGGCGATCGATCAATTGAAACAGTTCGCGTATAACCTGTGCCCTCCGCTGCAGAACGCGCAAATCGAACGGACGTGGTCCGGGCTGCGTCCGTTGACGTTTGACGGTTTCCCAATGATCGGCCCTTTGCCGGGATCGAAGCACGTCTTGGTCGCCACGGGACATTTTCGCAGCGGGATCCATCTGGCTTTCGGCACCGCCGAATTGGTTGCCGATATTGTCCAGTCCAAAACGCCGATGTTGGATGTGGCCGACTTTCGCGTCGGCAAACAGTTGGCCAACACGGCATAGTCCGCCCACCAATCACACGTTTCTAGGTGTCCACCCACTGATGACCAAAATTGATCCGATCGATGATGAATCCATGACACTGGATCCACCGGGAACGATTGTCGTCTTGGGTGCGGGACCGACCGGGATCGAAGCGGCGTTGTATGGACGCTTCCTGGGCTACGATGTCACCCTGGGCGATTCCCAAGGGATTGCCGGTCTTTGGCAATCGTCCATCGATGACGAACTTCCCGTTGCACCGGAGCAATGTCTGTCACCGTTGGCCAAATCGGCGCTACGTGCCCAAAGGTCGGAAGAATTGGACATCACGTTGCCAACCACCGCGTCGGCATGGATCGATGATTTTTTGACCGCGCTGACCGAAACCGATCTGTTGCGTGACCGGCTGGTGATCTCTGCCGTCGAATCGATCGATCAGGTTCCCGTGGAACCCGATCCGGAGGAAGAACCCGTCTCCGAAGATTCAGAAATCGTTGACGCCGATCAGTTGCCCCCGGATTTCCTGGTGACGTTCGCCGACGGCACGACCAAGAAATGCGAAGCAGTGATCGTGACCCCGGACGCGGGGGAACTGCCGATTAAATTTGCGTTGCCCACCGAATATTGGTTTGCAATCGATTCAGGCGACCAAGCGTCCGCCGGTGACGCTTTGTTGGCCCAGCGGCGACGCATCGTCCAGATTTTTGCGATTCTTGCCGGACGTGGTGACCTGGATTTGTACCGCCCCGTGCGGCTGTGACCATTGCCAATGCCCTCAACGGGTTCAGGTCCTATCGATTGGGACCAATGTACCGATGATGACGCCGCCAGACGGCTGACGCTCCTACGGCGTCAGCCGTTTCTTTTTTGCAACCGCCGTCGCGTGCGTGCGTCGTGTCCTAGCTTTTACTGCACGAATCCGCGAACCAAGATTCCGCATCGGGGCAGGGGGAACTTTCCAAATGATCAAGCTGACGCGATTGGACGGCGAAGCATTCGTCTTGAATGCCGAACTGATCCGCTACGTCGAAACCCGACCCGATACGTTCATCACGTTGATCAACGGCGAACGCTTGGTGGTCAATGAAACGATGGACGAAGTCATCGACCGGGCCGTGCACTACCAACAGCAAAAACATTTTTGGAAACCGGCCGTCACGCCCACGCCGATGCCATCGCCAACGCACTAGGCCTTGGGTTCCAAACAGCCGACATGGCTTGAGGCCACCAACCGATACCGCCGGCGACGATGCCGGACGCTTTTTGCGAAGCCCGAACCACCGTTTCCATTCAAGATCCCTTCACTAACGCACTGCGACACAAACCATGGACATAGCCAGCCTGATTGGCCTGTTGCTTGCAATCGGCCTGATCATCGGTTCGATGTTATTGGGAACCGCGCCGCTGTCGGCCTTCTGCGACATTCCTTCGGTGATGGTCGTGGTCGGCGGTGCGATCGCCGCCGCACTGATTTGCTTCCCACTGGGCAGCATGCTGAAATCGCCGATGATCGCGTTGAAGGTGTTGCTGAATAAGGGCGAAGACCGCCGCACGCTGATCGAACAGATCGTCAAGCTGGCGGAAACGGCACGTCGTGATGGATTGCTGGCGTTGGAGTCGCAAATTGCCGAAATCGATCACCCGTTGGTGAAGACAGGCATTCAGATGGCGGTTGATGGCAGCACGCCTGAGGTCGTTCAAGAAGTCTTGCGGACCGAGGTCGAAGCGATGCAAACACGCCATCGCGAAGGCAAGAGCATCATGGACCAGTTAGGCCGATTCGCACCGGCGTACGGGATGATCGGAACGTTGATGGGGCTGATCATGATGCTTCAAGACATGAGTGATCCGTCAGGGATCGGTGCCGGGATGGCGGTGGCACTGATCACGACGCTGTATGGGGCGATCGTCGCCAACGTCTTCTTCAGTCCGTTCGCGGAAAAACTGGGACTGATCAGTCGAAACGAGATGGTCACGATGGAGATCGCGATCCGCGGTGTGATGGCGATTCAAAGTGGCGAAAGCCCGCGTGCGATCGACCAAAAACTGCAAACTTTCCTTCCGGCCAAAGAACGCACCCTGGAGTAATCCATGAACGAAGAACCGGAAGAAATGGGCATCCCAGAGTGGGTGGTGACCTTCGGCGACATGATGAGTCTGTTGCTGACGTTCTTCATCATGTTGGTGTCCCTTAGTGAAATCAAAGAAGAAGAAACCTATCAGGCGCTGGTCGATTCGATGCAGCGTTCCTTTGGCTATCAACGCACGATCGAAGCGCTGACGCCAGGCGAATCAAAGCCGCGGGAATCAAACTTTTCCGTCCTGTCGACCGTCGGCCGCGCCAAGAACAAGAACACCGCCAAGGGTGGCGTGCCACAAAAGGCACCGACTGGTGAAGACCCGCACGTTCGAATCGTCCGCCCCGGCCAAATGACCGCGGTTGGTTCGGTGATCTTTTTCCCGATGGGGTCCGATGAACTGGACAAGACGGCGCAGCGGATCTTGAAGGAAGCCGCCGCACAACTGCGTGGCAAACCACAAAAGATCGAAGTCCGTGGGCACACGTCATCCGAATTCGCCGCACGTACACGTGGTACGGGCAAGGCAATGGAACTGGGTTTCAATCGGGCAAACGCGGTCCGCCGATACCTGATCGAACAAGAAGGCATCGAAGCCGAAAGGTTTCGGATCGCCACCGCCGGGGGCACCGAACCGATGCACAACAGCGCCGGCAATGCGGCCACGTCACGCAACCCCCGGGTGGAAGTCTTTCTGTTGGACGAAACCGTGGACGACCTTCACGGAACCGAGGAAGAACGACGCAGCGGCCGCAACGAATATTCCACTTCTAATTCGGAGTCGATCTGATGGCAGACACCGACGAATCCAAAGCAGACGAAGTCAACGAAGCTCCGCAAAAACCACGCAGCAACATCGGACTGATCGTGGCCTTTGTCGCCATGGTCGTCATGGTGGAAACGGGCATGTTCTTTTTCCTGGTTCCCAGCGCCGATGAAGTCAGCGCTTTGGCCGAACAAAGCCTGATCGAATCCGTCCAGGAAGGTCAGGAAGAAACCGTGAAACAGGAATACGATGAAAACCAAAGCATCGAATTCAATCTGGGTGATTTCGGTGAAACCTTCAGCCCCATCGACACCGAGCGAATGTATACGGTCGAAATCACGCTGTTCGGTCTGATTCGCAAGAAGAACCTGGAAAAGATGGAAAAGGAGTTTGAATCCAAACAGGGGCGTCTGCGGCACGCGATCCGAATGAAAATCCGCAACAGCGAGCTGACGGAACTGAAAGATAACCAACTGGCCTTGCTACAACGACGAATTTTGACGACATGTAACCACTTGTTGGATGAAGACCTGTTACTGGGGGTGGGATTCCACAATTACCAGCTGCGTGAACAGTAGTTCGGAACGTCGCCGCCACGCGACACCGGGGCTGTGCCGACGGCCGGACGTCGATGCGTGAAACTCGGCGACCGGGTTGCGGCGGCCCGCTCAACCCAAGGGCCCCGGTCGATCGTGACAGGGACGGATCAACACCATCGCGGCACCATGCAAGGACGACATCGTGTCTGAAAACGCCGGTCAACCCAAACCCGACGATGCGCCCGCCGCCGATGCGTCGGCTGCGACCGATGCTGCCGTCGATCCGATCACCGATGCCCCGACACAGGGTGCCGCCGACGGCCCCGGTGCCGCGGACAACCTCAGCACGGACGATATCGAACGCTTGTTGGCCGAAGCTTCCGGTGGATTGGATCAAGCGGTCAATCATCCGGTATCGGCCGACGCTGAACCCGCACCGTTTCAACTGGACCCGCTTCAGGACAGCCCGGGCGAACTGGATCGGCAAAGCGTCGACCTGTTGGGTGACGTGGAACTGGACCTGCGGATCGAGCTTGGACGCACCGAAATGCGTTTGGACGAAGTCCTGCAATTGCGCAGCGGCAGCGTCGTCGCCTTGGACAAACTGGCCGGCGACCCGGTCGACGTGTTCGTTAACGGACGCTTGATCGCCCGCGGCGAAGTCTTGGTGATGAACGACAACTTTTGTGTTCGTGTCACCGAATTGGTCGGAGTCTGACCTACGGGCTATTTCTGGGGAAAAGAAAGGATCTTTCGCCATGACGCAACCGACACAGCCCACCGAACGTTCTCGTTGCCGTGGCGTCGTCCCCGTGATCGCCACAGTCATCGCATGCTGTGGCTCGTTTGTCACGGCACCCCGAACGGCCCAGGCCCAATCGCACTATGCCGTCCATGATCAATATGCGGTCCATGAACAAGATACGTCAGTGACCGCGAACCGGGCGATGCAGATCCCGTCCGAAGATGGGCTGGGAATTGATTCGACATCGCCCAGCGAACCGGAATCCGACACACGCATCGTGGCACGGACTGGCGGTTTTCCGGCCCTGCGTCAAGACGCGGACACGGCCCCATCCTTTGGCGACCCCAATGAAAAATCGACGGCATCGATCCCCGCACCGTTGATCACCACCGGCACCAGTCTGGTGATCGTGTTGGGGCTGTTTGCCGGGTTTGTTTGGTTCACCCGACGCTTCGGCGCAACATCGCGTGGCGGCGGCGAATTGCCACAACAAGTCCTGACCCCGCTGGGCAGCACCGCAATCGATGCCCGTCATCGCATCTGTCTGGTGCGTTGTGGTTCGAAGGTACTGGTGTTATCGCAAAGCAGTGCCGGCCTAAGCCCTCTGGCGGAAATCACCGATCCCGATGAAGTCCGCATGCTTTGCGCCGCATGCACCGGTAATTCCAAAAACGAATTCATGCAAACGCTGAAGTCGTTTGAAACCCAGCCGCTTGGACAGGGATTTGCCGGAAGCCCACACGAAGTGCCCGGCGGAATATCGCCGACCAACGCTCAAGCCGCCCCGGCAACGCAATCACGCGGCCGTCTGTTTGCCACTGCTTGATCGCATCTGGTCGGCGAGCCCCACGCACGTCAATTCTTCACGATGCGCTGCAACCAATCTCGGCACAATTCCGGCCAAGCCGATGCACCGGAGATTCCCTTCGCCAGCCCCACTCCGTGTCGGCCTTCGGGAAAGACGTGCATTTCAGCCGGCACGCCATGGTCGACGCAGGCTTGATAGTAAACCAAGCTGTTTTTCACCGGCACGACGGTGTCGGCAGCGGTATGAAACAGGAATGTGGGCGGCGTCTGCGCCGTGACTTGTTTGTCATTACTCATCAGCGTGACCAATCTCGGATCGGGATCGGTGCCCAACAAATTCCGCTGGCTTCCGGCATGAGTGAAATCCACACCCATGGCGATCACCGGGTAACACAAGATACTGAAGTCCGGTCGTGAACTGATTTCCGCAATGTGGTCGCCTTGCTGAACATTGGTGTCAGCGAAGTGTGTTGAAACGGTCGACGCCAAGTGGCCGCCCGCGCTGAAACCGATCACTCCGATCTTGTCAGGGATCACGTTCCATTCTTTCGCATTGGCGCGAACCGTCTGGATGGCGCGTTGGGCATCGGTCATCGGATAGGGATGCCCATAGCCTTTTCCATCGTTCCCCTGACCACGAACACGGTAGGTACAGATCGCTGAAGTGAACCCCATCGATCGAAACCAATCCGCGATCTGATAGCCCTCGTGATCCATTGCTCGGCCGCGATAGCCACCGCCGGGAAGGATCACGACGGCCGGCACAGCATTCTGGGATTCTGCGTGGGTGACGATCAATTGTGGGACATCGCCGTCGCCGGTTTGCGTTGCGCCGGGAACCCCGTCGGGCCACAAATCCATGACCTGACGCTGCGACGAATTCTCATCGTCGGCCGTGCACGCGGACTCCGTTCCTCCGGTGGCAATGATCGTGACCAACATGGCCACCATGAATTGGACTGTGGGACAAACACGTTCAAAACAGGACTTCATGCGGGCTTCTCTCTTAAGGTTGGGGGTGGGTGCGTGATGAACGGATTGGCCGGGGTGGCCGTCCGCCTCGCGTCACGGGGGGACTGGCAACTGGGGTCTGACGGGAGTGGCATGAACACCACTGGTGAAATCAAACCTCGCGGGGCAGGGCAGGGTGGTGCACAGTCGGGCGGACCTTAACGACATCGGCCCATTTGGCTACAAAACACCGCCGCGATCGGCGCGTCGCTTTGAATCTTGCCTCCCGCAGTCACCATCAAAGGTTATCGCATTGTCTTCCACGACGCTTGCTGATGCCGGGGTTTCCCTGCCGCCACCAACGTGGGGCCAACGCCTTGCGACGTGGCGGATGATTTTTTCGACCGCGCTGGCTGAACGCCTGGTTTATCGTGGCGATTTCGCATTGGGAACGTTGATGCGTTTCCTGCCGATCATCACCCAGATTTTTCTGTGGTTTGCGGTCTTTGATGCGATCGGCAGCGCGGATGGCAATGATGCAACAGAGATCGGAGGTTTCGGATTTCGAGACATCGTCGCCTATTACTTGTTGACGATGATTGCCCGCGCGTTCAGCAGCATGCCGGGTCTGGCATCGGGCATCGCACGTCAGATCCGAGATGGTGAAATCAAGCGTTATCTGATTCAACCGATCGATCTGATCAGTTTTCTGTTGCTCAATCGCGTCGCTCACAAGATCGCCTATTACGCCGTGGCGATCGCACCGTTCGCCTTCGTCTTTTATCTGTGTCGTGGTTACTTCGTCGACGGTTGGCCTGAACCCCACGTGCTGGCAGCCTTCGTCGGCAGCCTCATCATGGGGTTTTTGATCGGTTTTTTCATGGAAGCTGCAATCGGAATGATTGGTTTTTGGTTTCTGGAAGTCACGTCGCTGCTGTTCGTCTTCATGCTGTTCAGCTTCTTTTTGTCTGGCCACATGTTTCCGCTGACGCTGCTTCCCGACGGTGTGGGTCAAGTCGTGCGTTTTCTGCCGTTCAAGTACTTGGCCTATTTCCCGGCCGCGGTGTTTTTGAACAAGATTCCGGACGACCAACTGCCGCTGGAGATGGCGGTCGAAGCGGCTTGGTTGACGTTTTTCATCTTGGTCTGTCGCTTCGCCTATTCGCGCGGCCTGGAACGCTACAGCGGGTACGGCGGCTGAACCAAGTTGTTTTGGCGGGGCATTGCATGCAGAACGCCTCACCCCATTTGTCCATTGCCATCGGTCGACCTTGACGTGAATCCTTCCTACTCAAAAGTCTTTGCGACGTTCGCGCGGAACAGCCTGATTCGCGACATGACGTTCCGCACCAACTTCATCTTGGATTGCGTCAGCAGCATCGGCTGGACGCTGATGAATGTCGGGTTTTATCTGATCATCTTTCAGTTCACACCGACAATCGGCGAAGGCACCGGTTGGGATCAAGACCGATTTTTTTTGTTCCTGGCAACGACTTGGTTCATCAACAGCTTAGTCCAAGCGTTCTTCATGCCCAATGCGGAAGAATTCAGTGAATTGATCCGCACCGGCGGTCTGGATTTCGCATTGCTGAAACCGATCGATACACAGTTCCTGATCTCATTCCGCAAAGTCAGCTGGAGTTCGCTTTCGAACTTTGCGGCGGGATTGGTGATCGCCGCAGTCGCGTTGTACCGCTTGGCTCATCACGAGACCGATCCTTTGGTACCGTCGGCTTTGTCCGTGGTTCTGTACGTCCTGTTTTGCGGCTGCGGTGTGGTGATCATGTACAGCCTGATGATCTGCCTGAGCGCGACCAGCGTATGGCTGGGACGAAATCAAACGCTGTACAACTTTTGGTTTTACATCACGAACTTCAGCCGCTATCCGATGGAAATCTACAACCGCGGTTGGGGCACCACGCTGTACGGTTTGTTCACTTTCGTGATTCCCGTGCTGGTGGTTGTCAACGTACCGGCCCGCATTTTGGCCCAGCCCGTCAATCCGGAAACCAGCGATCAATGGTGGCTGGTCGGCTGGGCGTTGGTGGCGACTTTGGTCAGCGTGGCGGGCAGCCGGTGGGTGTTTCGGCGGGCGTTGGGCAGTTACCGCAGCGCCAGTAGCTGAGCGTGGGGCGCCACAAAATTTCCGAAATTCGCGGCGCCACATCCGACACCGACGCCGGCCGGGCGGGTTAAATCAGCGGGTAACTCTGGTGTTTCAGCTTGCGTGATTCGATGGTCTACAAATTCGTCCTGGTCGACACCGCCTCGGGAAAGGACCTGCAACAGTGGGTGCTGTCCGTGCCGGCAACCGTGGGCCGCAGCCCTGCTGCGGACATCACGATCAATGATTCGACCATCAGCCGCCGACATTGCACCTTCAC
The Crateriforma spongiae DNA segment above includes these coding regions:
- the thiO gene encoding glycine oxidase ThiO; the protein is MNDSNHRQLLSPHHLIIGGGVIGLSVAWELANRGLRVSVLDQGAIGQGTSWAAGGILPPNQFDTAVDPLDRLRGFSHRRIAPWCDRLQKVTGIDCGYRRCGGYYLADTPGEKAAMIGTADYWDEMQIECQSISPDELASRQPALSDWCTRHPDAGVWFAPGEEQIRPPRLLKALRSACESSGVELREFCAVDQIDPETGNVHLADDETITADKVIVCNGAWAGRLLPDQRLRNSVVPVRGQIVLMRTPQPLLSSVINIGHRYLLCRDDGRTLVGSCEEEVGFDLSTTDRAIDQLKQFAYNLCPPLQNAQIERTWSGLRPLTFDGFPMIGPLPGSKHVLVATGHFRSGIHLAFGTAELVADIVQSKTPMLDVADFRVGKQLANTA
- a CDS encoding motility protein A → MDIASLIGLLLAIGLIIGSMLLGTAPLSAFCDIPSVMVVVGGAIAAALICFPLGSMLKSPMIALKVLLNKGEDRRTLIEQIVKLAETARRDGLLALESQIAEIDHPLVKTGIQMAVDGSTPEVVQEVLRTEVEAMQTRHREGKSIMDQLGRFAPAYGMIGTLMGLIMMLQDMSDPSGIGAGMAVALITTLYGAIVANVFFSPFAEKLGLISRNEMVTMEIAIRGVMAIQSGESPRAIDQKLQTFLPAKERTLE
- a CDS encoding serine/threonine protein kinase — translated: MPDLTSERFVEFVRKSHLVDEPALDKLLEKVRARCGGDLPQDPRKLATVLETKGLITSWHSEKLLAGKYKGFFLGKYKLLGHIGTGGMSSVYLAEHVRMAHRRAIKVLPKKRVDDSSYLARFQLEAKAIASLNHPNIVSAYDLDNEGDVHYIVMEYVDGLDLQALVKRDGPLSFAIAADLIAQAAEGLEHAHESGVIHRDVKPANLLLDPNGRVRLLDMGLALVAAQDEESLTVANNENVLGTADYLAPEQALDSHGVDHRADIYGLGCTLYFLLTGRPPFSDGTLAQRIAKHQTEMPESIKKHRSDCPGELEGIVWKMIQKEAKYRYQTAADVAEALKKFAASIPKGEPVHAGGGPGLHGGAGSSASRSGGSKRSSSSGTGDTVTNKNDDTLTSSRSKLASTGGLSSGDSGRLVDIKPKIAPSDLMDGSFLDLEIESGYRGGSKILEQKGNRPQGSSIVRRSRPDSDLRSITEAARRSVATRQENSSVGKSVRKRSGNPKQRTGMDPLLFGTLLATLFAVALVIGYVLARTLN
- a CDS encoding OmpA/MotB family protein, producing MNEEPEEMGIPEWVVTFGDMMSLLLTFFIMLVSLSEIKEEETYQALVDSMQRSFGYQRTIEALTPGESKPRESNFSVLSTVGRAKNKNTAKGGVPQKAPTGEDPHVRIVRPGQMTAVGSVIFFPMGSDELDKTAQRILKEAAAQLRGKPQKIEVRGHTSSEFAARTRGTGKAMELGFNRANAVRRYLIEQEGIEAERFRIATAGGTEPMHNSAGNAATSRNPRVEVFLLDETVDDLHGTEEERRSGRNEYSTSNSESI
- a CDS encoding lysophospholipid acyltransferase family protein translates to MTVVLSRPYEFIPPHRGDRWPSFIQAFRLIDWHLRRKEGVVEHECRNLDAFREVLDRRESVLLTPNHCRYADPIVLGWPARVVKTHLYAMASWHLFNTTSFESFALRRMGAFSINREGNDKQAVDKAIEYLVEGKRPLVVFPEGTTNRTNDLLKPLLDGVAFIARRAAKKRQKQDGGNVVALPVALKYLCLDDIESWADHQLGRLESQLGWHQAGRRDIIGRTMRLVEGMLALKEIEYTGTSASGPLPERRDRLMHFLLDDAEQKMEMTSPSASDVRERVRKIRSRVVGHYFSLSETEMQSQRPSLLQIAEEADFAQNLLSFPDCYLWPGEITDTRILETIQRIQESIYGKADQTMRLKVIVEFADAIEVSDQRPPRGEADPLLESIRTSLSGMLDRLSGEARLIG
- a CDS encoding TIGR04282 family arsenosugar biosynthesis glycosyltransferase, translated to MPRDAFPDDGPTSDTVTLGRIRLGMFAKYWTPGNVKTRLASDLGDDVAANVYRTFFEHLCHSLGSRFRPSDQQSSADLSRSIVFSPATMLDQAMQSITGPWDWTTQQGEDLGERVRHWFYEAADGFDSCDAADRTSLPKDVSGTDGSDQTHPADRTVPHSTPPSDAVLVIGSDCPTVSHHTIRKAIDHLGRNDLVIGPASDGGYYLLGIRTEALPRCDSLFANIPWSSDKVLSLTLRNANQNGLAIGMLELKDDVDTIEDLNRLRDQLRTTKRTELHGLRQRLDQLLPPHPPV
- a CDS encoding dihydrolipoamide acetyltransferase, giving the protein MADTDESKADEVNEAPQKPRSNIGLIVAFVAMVVMVETGMFFFLVPSADEVSALAEQSLIESVQEGQEETVKQEYDENQSIEFNLGDFGETFSPIDTERMYTVEITLFGLIRKKNLEKMEKEFESKQGRLRHAIRMKIRNSELTELKDNQLALLQRRILTTCNHLLDEDLLLGVGFHNYQLREQ
- a CDS encoding flagellar FlbD family protein, which translates into the protein MIKLTRLDGEAFVLNAELIRYVETRPDTFITLINGERLVVNETMDEVIDRAVHYQQQKHFWKPAVTPTPMPSPTH